One Sphingobacteruim zhuxiongii DNA window includes the following coding sequences:
- a CDS encoding HAMP domain-containing sensor histidine kinase — protein MKIKTKLNIGIGLLFLMILMLAFSSTWYVSALKKDGENILAANYLSVEYARNMLEAADQWAAGDSQALKTLQINLSRQQKNVTEITEREITDRLTKKLNLLQEEPNNYPVAAALRKELVNLMNVNMAAIVQKNDHVRLLAKEAFLLISILGALSFLIAFVLWMNLPSNIADPIKKLTLSIREIANQNYAQRLYFKGDSEFVDLASSFNSMAERLQEYANSKLDTILQEKKRVEALVNSIHDPVIGLNDKQEILFINDEALLLTGLSRNDIESKGLKELATGNELVQKIIEIPDKESVNSEVESLDQTISIYTEDKESFFEKQVYPIAIVPTGEQTLQHVGEVIILKNVTSFKELDVAKTNFIATVSHELKTPIASIQMGLELMNHPKTGALTENQKKLMEGIRDDSERLLRITSELLNMSQLETGNIKLFAQWCNPMPVITYALQATHLQAEQKQIELITQLNEDLPEVFIDEEKTAWVLTNFITNAIRYSPERSQIIVSLIKKDSKLIFSVQDHGKGIDSSYKDRIFDRYFQIPGSMRSGTGLGLSIAKDFIENQGGSIAVDSSLGVGSTFSFSIPTSKSAIYSKS, from the coding sequence ATGAAAATCAAAACCAAATTAAACATCGGTATAGGGTTATTATTCTTAATGATCCTTATGCTCGCCTTTTCAAGTACTTGGTATGTTAGTGCCTTGAAGAAAGATGGCGAAAATATTCTTGCGGCGAATTATTTGTCTGTAGAATACGCTCGAAATATGTTGGAAGCGGCCGATCAATGGGCTGCTGGCGATTCGCAGGCCTTGAAAACGCTACAGATTAATCTATCCAGACAGCAAAAGAATGTGACAGAAATTACCGAGCGGGAAATTACAGATCGCCTGACGAAGAAGCTAAATTTGTTGCAGGAGGAACCCAATAACTATCCCGTCGCGGCGGCATTGCGTAAGGAGTTGGTCAATCTTATGAACGTCAATATGGCGGCGATTGTCCAAAAGAACGACCACGTGCGTCTACTCGCTAAAGAAGCTTTTCTACTCATTTCTATATTAGGGGCGTTAAGTTTCTTAATAGCCTTTGTACTATGGATGAATTTACCGAGCAATATTGCCGATCCGATTAAAAAACTAACCTTGAGTATTCGGGAGATCGCCAATCAGAACTATGCGCAACGATTATACTTTAAGGGTGATTCGGAGTTTGTTGATCTTGCCAGTTCATTTAACAGCATGGCCGAACGTCTTCAGGAATATGCGAACAGCAAATTAGATACGATCTTACAGGAGAAAAAGCGTGTGGAAGCGCTGGTGAACAGTATTCACGATCCTGTCATCGGCTTAAACGATAAGCAGGAGATTCTTTTTATCAATGATGAAGCGTTATTGTTGACGGGTTTATCACGCAATGATATCGAAAGCAAAGGCTTGAAAGAGCTGGCGACAGGTAATGAATTGGTTCAAAAGATAATAGAAATACCAGATAAAGAAAGCGTCAACAGCGAAGTCGAAAGCCTAGATCAAACCATTAGTATTTATACGGAGGACAAGGAGAGCTTTTTCGAGAAACAAGTTTACCCGATTGCTATTGTGCCGACAGGAGAACAGACCTTGCAACATGTTGGGGAAGTCATTATCCTAAAGAATGTAACGAGCTTTAAGGAGCTGGATGTGGCGAAGACTAATTTTATTGCCACAGTATCACATGAATTAAAGACGCCCATTGCCTCAATACAAATGGGTTTAGAGCTGATGAATCATCCTAAAACAGGAGCGCTGACCGAAAATCAGAAGAAATTAATGGAGGGTATCCGTGACGATAGTGAACGATTGCTACGTATTACCTCGGAATTGCTGAATATGTCGCAACTCGAAACGGGAAATATTAAATTGTTTGCACAATGGTGTAATCCCATGCCTGTCATTACTTACGCCTTGCAAGCAACACATTTGCAAGCTGAGCAAAAGCAAATCGAGTTGATCACGCAATTGAATGAAGACCTACCTGAAGTATTTATTGATGAAGAAAAGACCGCCTGGGTACTTACAAATTTTATCACCAACGCGATTCGTTATTCTCCAGAACGGAGTCAGATCATCGTTTCGTTAATCAAGAAAGATTCGAAGCTTATCTTTTCTGTTCAAGATCATGGGAAGGGAATCGATAGTTCATATAAGGATCGCATATTTGATCGCTATTTCCAGATACCGGGTTCTATGCGTTCAGGAACGGGTCTGGGACTCTCCATTGCGAAAGATTTTATCGAAAACCAAGGAGGAAGCATTGCTGTAGATAGTAGCCTGGGTGTTGGTAGTACCTTCTCCTTTAGCATTCCCACGAGTAAATCGGCCATTTATTCGAAATCGTAG
- a CDS encoding Crp/Fnr family transcriptional regulator: MLSNFKNHIGKHVAISDEQFEAIVPYFEVLDVKKKAHLQNPGQAHLYNYFVLDGCLRMYTLHEKGQELTCDFALESWWICDQKAYIGKQESNCAIQAVENSRILRISRDQELLLLQEQAFIQSYFLQVYQKAYAAAQFRNKLFKLHSKEEIFIQFNNNFPDFVQRVPQYLIASYLGLTPEYLSEIRKKMFS, from the coding sequence ATGTTATCGAATTTTAAAAATCATATCGGAAAACACGTAGCGATTAGCGATGAACAATTCGAAGCGATCGTCCCCTATTTCGAAGTGCTTGACGTCAAAAAGAAAGCGCATTTACAAAATCCTGGACAGGCACATTTATACAATTATTTTGTATTAGATGGCTGCTTACGAATGTATACTTTACATGAGAAAGGTCAAGAATTAACCTGCGATTTTGCATTGGAGTCCTGGTGGATTTGCGATCAAAAAGCCTATATCGGGAAGCAAGAATCAAACTGCGCGATTCAGGCAGTAGAAAACAGTCGAATCCTTCGAATTAGTAGAGATCAAGAGCTATTACTACTCCAGGAGCAAGCTTTTATACAAAGCTACTTCCTTCAAGTGTATCAGAAGGCCTATGCAGCTGCCCAATTCAGAAACAAGCTCTTTAAGCTGCATTCAAAGGAGGAGATCTTTATTCAGTTTAACAATAACTTTCCAGATTTTGTGCAGCGGGTGCCTCAATATCTAATCGCTTCCTACCTCGGACTCACACCTGAGTATCTGAGTGAAATACGTAAAAAAATGTTTTCTTAA
- a CDS encoding carboxymuconolactone decarboxylase family protein — MEARMNIAELAPNGYKRVITLENFVQASDINKTQLELIKIRASQINGCAFCINMHTKDAMAQGETAQRIFLLNAWRETNVFSEEERVILAMTEEVTKINESGLTDETYKAAKELFTESYIAQVILAIATINVWNRIAISSHTQPDL, encoded by the coding sequence ATGGAAGCACGAATGAATATCGCCGAATTGGCTCCGAATGGTTACAAAAGAGTAATCACGCTTGAAAATTTTGTACAAGCATCCGACATCAACAAAACGCAATTAGAATTAATAAAAATCCGGGCATCACAAATTAATGGATGTGCATTTTGTATAAATATGCATACGAAAGATGCGATGGCACAGGGAGAAACCGCCCAACGTATATTCTTGTTGAATGCATGGCGTGAAACAAATGTTTTCAGCGAAGAGGAACGTGTTATCTTAGCGATGACTGAAGAAGTTACCAAAATAAATGAGTCTGGCCTAACCGATGAGACCTACAAAGCAGCAAAAGAATTGTTTACCGAAAGCTATATTGCGCAAGTTATCTTAGCCATTGCAACCATCAATGTTTGGAATCGAATCGCGATCAGCAGTCATACACAGCCCGATTTATAG
- a CDS encoding TonB-dependent receptor, producing MMFVFSKKSILTILLLSYSILNAQAQTPKTDTTLAEIAPIEIKAHFNSQAMLDMTSSARVVSKKLLQAQSTSTILSAMNSTPGIRMEERSPGSYRLALRGSMIRSPFGVRNTKIYLDEIPFTDASGNTYLNIIDPVGIDNIQIIKGPDGSLYGPNTGGVVRIMPNGLTTQKNNDVSLLLAGGSYGMFQEQLNIEQQVNKKYNFSFSQAFLRSDGYRDQSGLNKKFFQTAHQWAYSPKGELKFLALYADLGYETPGGLTEAQYLENPRQARPAGGPFPSAADQKAAIYNKTSIAGITHSYQFNAQLKHVIALFGSYTDFKNPFVTNYETRKEKNFGLRTYLSYEENQSERFQWEMQLGAEGQKGWYAIKNYENNFGDKGALNYDDQLENLQHFYFYRVKAKIAQRLIAEGSIGLNLNNIDFEQKANNANPIKGDKHFKNSWMPRLGLSYLVLPEFAIRASISKGYSTPTISEVRSSNNQINRDLNPEDGVNYEAGLRYETKNRRIIADLAAYQYRMKNGIVRQLDAGGAEYFNNAGEIDQKGIEASVLTQIISPEQGLFVRSLIFSTNLTYQDYSFTKYLVDDKDYTGNQVTSIPKWMWANTLSFELPKQFEINLYHNHCSSIPLNDANSFYAKKYDLLQAKLAWTTAILKQRKVQFFVGADNLLDEKYSLGNDINAMGNRFYNAAPPRNYYAGLKLMM from the coding sequence ATGATGTTTGTTTTTTCGAAGAAATCTATTTTAACCATACTCCTACTTTCCTATAGCATCCTAAACGCGCAAGCGCAAACACCGAAAACCGATACCACACTCGCTGAAATTGCACCGATAGAAATCAAGGCGCATTTCAATTCGCAAGCCATGCTCGATATGACGAGTTCTGCGCGAGTGGTCAGCAAGAAGCTTTTACAAGCGCAATCAACAAGCACTATCCTGAGTGCTATGAATAGTACTCCGGGCATTCGCATGGAAGAACGTTCTCCAGGAAGCTATCGATTAGCCCTTCGCGGGAGTATGATACGTTCCCCATTTGGAGTTCGAAATACTAAAATATACCTCGATGAAATTCCTTTTACCGACGCCAGCGGAAATACATACCTCAATATTATCGATCCCGTTGGTATCGATAATATTCAAATCATCAAAGGGCCCGACGGCTCACTCTACGGACCGAATACGGGCGGCGTCGTACGCATTATGCCGAATGGTCTCACCACTCAAAAAAACAACGATGTTTCTTTGCTATTAGCGGGCGGATCGTATGGCATGTTCCAAGAGCAGCTCAATATTGAACAGCAGGTCAATAAAAAATATAACTTTTCCTTTAGCCAAGCCTTCTTACGATCCGATGGCTATCGTGATCAAAGCGGTTTAAACAAGAAATTCTTCCAAACCGCCCATCAATGGGCTTATAGTCCAAAAGGAGAACTGAAATTCCTAGCCTTATATGCCGATTTAGGTTATGAAACACCAGGAGGACTTACCGAAGCGCAGTATCTCGAAAATCCACGACAAGCAAGACCTGCAGGCGGTCCTTTTCCAAGTGCTGCGGATCAAAAAGCCGCAATCTATAACAAAACGAGCATCGCTGGAATTACACATAGCTATCAATTCAATGCGCAACTAAAGCATGTAATCGCCCTGTTCGGAAGCTATACCGATTTTAAAAACCCATTCGTAACAAACTACGAAACGCGAAAAGAGAAAAACTTCGGATTACGCACCTATCTTTCATACGAAGAAAACCAATCTGAAAGATTTCAATGGGAAATGCAATTGGGTGCTGAAGGACAAAAAGGTTGGTATGCCATTAAGAACTACGAGAACAATTTCGGTGATAAGGGTGCCCTCAACTACGACGATCAGCTTGAAAACCTTCAACATTTCTATTTCTATCGCGTAAAAGCAAAAATCGCACAACGCCTAATTGCTGAGGGATCAATTGGTCTCAACCTGAACAATATAGACTTTGAACAAAAGGCCAATAATGCCAATCCGATCAAGGGTGATAAACATTTTAAAAACAGCTGGATGCCAAGACTAGGACTCTCCTACTTAGTACTTCCAGAATTTGCCATCAGAGCATCTATTTCTAAAGGTTATTCTACACCGACAATCTCCGAAGTTCGCTCCTCTAACAATCAAATCAACCGAGATTTAAATCCTGAGGATGGCGTAAACTACGAAGCAGGATTACGCTATGAAACCAAAAATCGTCGAATCATAGCTGATTTGGCGGCCTATCAATACCGCATGAAAAACGGAATCGTTAGACAATTGGATGCTGGCGGTGCCGAGTACTTCAATAACGCAGGTGAAATCGACCAAAAAGGAATAGAAGCTAGTGTTTTAACCCAAATTATCAGCCCTGAGCAAGGCTTATTTGTCAGAAGCTTAATTTTCTCGACCAACCTGACCTATCAAGATTATTCATTCACGAAATACCTGGTCGATGACAAGGACTACACCGGTAATCAAGTCACATCGATCCCAAAATGGATGTGGGCGAATACCCTTTCCTTTGAATTGCCGAAGCAATTTGAAATTAACCTCTATCATAACCACTGCTCGTCTATTCCATTGAATGATGCGAATAGTTTTTACGCGAAGAAATACGATTTGCTGCAAGCAAAACTAGCGTGGACAACAGCCATTTTGAAGCAGCGCAAAGTGCAGTTCTTCGTAGGCGCAGACAATCTATTGGATGAAAAATACAGCTTAGGAAACGACATCAATGCCATGGGAAACCGATTCTACAATGCCGCTCCACCGCGTAATTATTATGCTGGCTTGAAGCTGATGATGTAA
- a CDS encoding antibiotic biosynthesis monooxygenase has product MKTITRIWHGITRKEDADVYLNYLTSTGMKDYRSTKGNLSAKVLRRIDHDICHFMTVTEWESTTSIQQFAGEHFQKARYYPEDKKYLLEFEEFVTHFETYDFE; this is encoded by the coding sequence ATGAAAACAATCACCAGAATATGGCATGGCATTACGCGGAAAGAAGACGCTGATGTCTATCTGAACTACCTGACTAGCACGGGCATGAAAGACTACCGCAGCACCAAAGGAAATCTATCTGCAAAAGTACTGCGTCGCATAGATCACGATATCTGTCATTTTATGACCGTCACAGAATGGGAATCAACGACCAGCATTCAACAGTTCGCTGGGGAGCATTTTCAGAAAGCGCGCTACTATCCCGAAGATAAAAAATACCTTTTGGAGTTTGAAGAATTCGTTACCCATTTTGAGACCTACGATTTCGAATAA